The sequence below is a genomic window from Gossypium hirsutum isolate 1008001.06 chromosome A11, Gossypium_hirsutum_v2.1, whole genome shotgun sequence.
TTGAACGTtatatcaaagagtaaattggtcattttttaaaaagttcaTCCATATATATTAAAAACTGGTCCTTGTACGTCAAGATAAAGTACACGTGGCATGTCATAAGTAATTGTCTTGTTATTTTGTTAGCTATGCCAATTTTTAATAGttgaaatggatggaattttaaaagaaatgacCAGTTTGATATTTAATCTAACATacttaatttacccatttttaaagtaaaatggaTAAAATGTAATCCGACTTCTAAAAAGAGCATACGTGGAATTTATCATATGCAcatatttttattaggttttttaaataaaaaactaaagtgttctcgaataatataacttattttaactaCAGAaagatattttcataatttctttcatcaaattGATAATCGATTTACTTGTGGCATAATTTATGAAAGTCAAGGTTACTTGGTAATTTGGGATAATGACCAAAAGCAAGAGAAAAGAAGAGCATCAAAATTCAAAAGCAAAGGTACCCACCCCCACCCCCACCCCCACCCCATGATTTCCCTTACTCGTTTCCCATTAAAAGTATTCTCCaactttcattaaaaaaaaaaatacgaAAACCAGCTTCTTTGCATCACAGTAAGAATTATTACATGAATATTGTGCCAACTTCTTCAACTTTCACTAATTTTTCAGAATCCATTCCCGTTTATTTCGTTTCGCTAATTTGAGTTTCACATGAGTATTAtaagatatattaaaaaaataattatatgaaaaatgtAATATTTGTTAAACTCTCAATCTCCTTGTGGAgttcaaaaaatttcaatgatgatgtatcaaataattaacataaaactatgtaaatattaaaaaaatgttaatgtatccgtattaaaatttttaataaaagaaaaaaaaaattaaatatcaaattgaaaataatatggGCAAACCTAAAACATGCTTAGGTTAGCCATTTACAAATATGGGTGTAGCCTTAGACAAAATGTTATACTTATATTTTGTGTTCGACTAGGCTTAAACAAATATAATGTATGCTAATATCATATGTAAGCTTAGCTTGGCTCATTAACACTTCTAATAATATAAACTTAGCAATAACCAATATCTAATTTAAAGCTTAATTTGAAGTTACACattatttatatatctatatatagaaGCGAATAGTGACACATTAATTGGAGCAGGaaggaataaataaatttaagtagGATTTAAATAAATActtgtatttatattattaagatgtacatattttataacatttgtaatattttgaagttgaatgatcaaaacataaacttattagtAGTTTAGTGATCTTGGTTGTAGTTTACTCTTAACAAAATTGGAATCGAGAAGTAGTTGATGTTGGCTACTAAACACTGGCATGACATCTTGTGTTATAGTTCACAAATATTTCATATTTACGTGGCATTATTCTATCTTATATGTcacattttaaaaattcaaaaaatctaaaatatttttaaaattaaaaaaatatataaaaaaattagaaatttaaaaatttccaaaaaatataaaaagataaactatttaaattttaaaataaaactagataaaaatattattataatttactttaatttttttttttagtttccaaGATATCCATGGAAGCAAATTCAATAACTAATTCTCTACGCTCTGCAAACCAATTGAGGgtaatttactttaattattataattttatattttttattataatttatttaatattgttttatGCATGAAGAAATTATTAAGGGACCACGGCATccaatttaattacattttgTGGAAAATTAAATGCAATTAATTAGAAATTTCCCTTCATACCAAATTTTGTGGACATTAAATGCATTTTGTGGAAATTTGGGGTTTTTGAAGAATTTTCATGCGGAAATTTGGGGTTTTGAAATTTCCAGCAGCCTATTATCAATTAAATGCATTTTGTTGGAAGAAACTTCCTTGCGCTTcatgtatttttgtgttttagcTAAGCTTAGTCTATATATTTGGAGTTGTGAGCAATGGCAATAGCAACCATGACAACTCCTCTTCcaatttcctttttcccttttcttcttctcattcCCGCTATCTGTTTTACCATTTGTCATGCCAATTCCAACCTACTTTGCATTCAAAGTGAGAGAGAAGCCCTTTTGAAATTCAAGAATGATCTTATTGATCCTTCAAACAGGCTATCTTCATGGGTTGAAGGTAGGGATTGCTGTGAGTGGATTGGTGTCTTCTGCCAAAACTCAACAGGCCACGTCCACCAACTGCACTTGGCTTCTCCTCTTTCAGCCCCAGATTTTGACACACCACCAGCTGAATGGGAAGCTTACTACAATTCCGTGCTAGGAGGCAAAGTAAATCCTTCACTGCTGGAGCTGAAGCATCTCAGTTCCCTGGACTTGAGCAATAACAATTTTAGCAGCATACAGATCCCGAAGTTTGTCGGTTTGCTGGAAAGTTTAACATATCTTAACCTCTCTCGAGCATGATTCCAGGGAGCAATTCCTCATAACCTGGGGAATCTTTCAAAGTTGCAGTATCTTGATCTTGGAGGTAATTATCTTGGTGATTTGGAACGGGTAACATTCAAACTTCCTTCTTTGTTAGAGTTGCACTTGTCAGGTTGTGGATTACATCCATCTTCGATCAGTgttaattcatcaaaatcactggTTATTCTTGATCTTTCTTGGAACCGCTTTTCTCCAGTACCTAAGTGGATATTTAGTCTTCATGGTCTTGTGTCCATTGATCTTAGATTCAATTATTTGGAAGGCCCAATTCCAGATTACTTTGGGAACTTCTCGTTTCTTGAAGTTCTTGATCTTAGTGGGAACTCATTCGATTCATCCATACCCAATTCGTTGTATAGTTTAAACCGTCTTCAGTTCCTTAGTGTTAGGGGTAACCAGTTACAAGGAACAATCTCGAGTGCCATTGGAAACTTGAGCTCTATTACTCACCTTGATCTTTCTTATAATTATATGTTGGAAGGAAGATTACCAACCTCTCTGGAATATCTGTGCAAATTGAAGGAGATGGATTTgtcatataataaaattgaagGTGGAATATCAGAAATCCTACAGAGTTTGTCTAGATGTTGTTTGGGTTCCTTAGAGTCATTGGATATGTCCAATAACCAACTTTATGGCCATTTAACTGATCAACTTGGACAATTTAAAAATCTATCTTACTTGTCCCTTGCTCAAAACAAAATTTCTGGTCCCATTCCATCATCCATAGAGGAGTTATCATCTTTGAAGTTTTTTGATGTTTCAGAAAATCAATTAAATGGTACTTTTCCTCTATCTTTTGGACAACTGGAAAGTTTGGAAACTCTGGATTTTATGAATAATCTATTGGAAGGAGTTGTATTAGAAACCCATTTTTCTAATCTCACAAGATTGACAACTCTGACAGCATCACACAATAGGCTTAGATTTGAACCAAACTCAAGTTGGATTCCCCCATTTCAGTGTGAAATTATTGAATTGGTTGACTGGCATCTTGGCCCAAAGTTTCCCCAGTGGTTAAAGTTCCAAAAGAAGTTGTTTGTGTTAGATATCTCTGATGCAGGAATTTCAGATGTCATGCCCACTTGGTTTTTGAACCTTCCAActcaatttgaatatttaaatctTTCCTTTAATCAACTTACTGGAGggatttcatatttgaatgtgAGAGACATTGTTGACTTGAGATCAAACCAATTCAGAGGACCATTGCCAAGAGTATTCAAAAATTTACGacatttaattttatcaaataattcattttccGGATCTCTTTTTGAATTAGTTTGCAATTCATCAAGTGGGGAATTAATGGAAGTTCTTTACATTGATAAAAATCTTATCTTAGGAGAAATTCCAGATTGTTGGAATCATTGGCAGGATTTGGGGCTTTTAGATTTGGGAAGCAACAATTTGACCGGAAAAATACCACCTTCTTTAGGGCATATAAATCTTACAGTGCTAAACCTTCGAAACAATAGCATGTTCGGAGAATTGCCATCCATATTGCAAAATTCCAGTTTGACTATGCTTGATCTTAGTGAAAATCATTTCAATGGAAGTGTACCAGCATGGATTGGAGACAATTCCTCATTACTTAGGATTATAAGCCTTCGATCAAATAATTTTGACGGCCATATTCCTCATAAAATTTTTGATCTTCTAAATCTTCAGAATTTGGACCTTGCCCATAACAACATTTCAGGCACTATTCCAAAATGTTTTCGTAAATTGTATTCAATGGCCAACAGAAACAACCGGGAAAACTATATGTATGTATCAGAAGGTCTTTATTTGAGTGCATTATTAGTGTTGAAAGGACGACAGGATGAATACGGTGCCACACTAGGGCTTGTTACCAGCATAGACCTTTCAACTAATAGTCTTACGGGAGAGATCCCAAAAGAAATTGGACGCCTCGTTGAGCTACGATCATTAAATTTGTCAGGGAATCTCCTAACAGGAAATATTCCGGATAACATTGGCAACATGAAGTTGATGGAATCTCTTGATTTGTCGATGAATCGATTGAATGGTGAAATCCCTCTAAGTTTCTCCAATTTGAATTTCTTGAATCACTTCAATGTGTCCTACAACAACTTGACAGGACAAATCCCAACAAGCACTCAGCTTCAAAGCTTTGAAAACTATTCTTACATGGGCAATCATCTTTGTGGACCTCCTCTCACTAAAAACTGCAGCACAAAAGATTTTTCAACTGAAGTTGAAAATAATGGAAGTAGCGGTGAAGGAAGTAAAGTGAATGGGCTTTATGTCAGCATAGTTCTTggctttgtaatgggattttggggtGTAGTGGCTCCCTTGTTTTTCATTAGGCCTTGGAGGCATGCATACTATCGAAAGTTGGACCATATCGGTGCTAAACTGTATGTGTTTTGGGCTACTATGGATATGTAGTTTGATGGGGAAAAACCATGTATAATTGATGCATCCGAGCTAGGTGTGTTGCTACATGATCGTTTGGTGTTGAAAGTTTAGTTTTAGCATCTGTCCTTTTTTTGGACTTGTTTGTGTGCCAATAGGGCAGCCTGCTCACTTGTGTGAGTGGCTTTGTTATATGGAAAACACATAGAATGGAATGCTTTTTCCCATGCATCTTTTTCTCGAAAAATGTTGCAATTATGTCTTACATTGATATAAATGAGGATTGTGAATAGTATGTTCGGGTGTATGGCGTGAGCCTGTTGGCTCTGGTTTACTAGTACATTTCCTCTTTGTGTTCACTTTTATTTTGTGAGTTTCTCATTAAtgaatttctttttctctcaaaaaaatttagtaattttagacatgCATAAAAGTGTAAGCGTAAACTACACCCAAGGTCACTCTAAAATTTTTTTCTCAGTTTAGTCACTCTAATTATGATAATTGTCTGAACTAGTCACTActgttaaaaaattcattaatcCACTAATGGATTGTTGATGTGGCACATTAAAcaattgaatgatgatatgtgaCACTTTCTTTTGACTTTTGACAAAAACATAAGAACCTTTTTATAATTAATCCAAAacaccttttttttctctttctcttcttACTGTAACTCAAAATGGAGAAACCAACAATAAAACAGGGCATCTCAAAGctgcatgtccttcaccattttCTCAACCATGAATCTATGGAAACTATCAATGATAACGCAGTATACACCCACAAACTCTAATTAATATACACAAAAACGTATTAAATATAAAGTAGCGTGATTAGCATAACGTTAGTAAAATCATTTGAGTTACCTTGGGTGAGTGACTTGTCTTATAATAAGTGCTTCCTATTTCAATTTCTTATCTATTAACTACCTTTGTTTGGATGTTATCCCATATCACTTTGATATTGGAGTATCCCAATATGCAACGAATCACTTTGATTTTGTTTATCTTGACTTGCAAGTAATTTCTTAGAATTTGAGTCACATAACTCTAACACTCTCCACCTTGCCATGAATTTTCAAAACGTCATCTTTGTCAAAACctgccacgggcctatcttgaaacAACACTTAATGTTAGAACCATATTGAGGTTATATCCTTTTTGAATCAACACTTTATGACCTTTCTAAATCATCATTTAATATTATGACTTTTTGAAACGACACATCATCATTTTTTCATGGTGTTTATATGTGCTGCACATTCgagtgtaaaaatatataatacaaactttttattttttcttttttgagtgATTTTTTGCATGATTCAattttaaaggtaaaattatttattcaaaatatgattgcaaaaatatataatacaaactCTTAACTTTTGACATGATATAATTCAAATGTGCAATTATTTCATTCAAAGGTGTAAGAAGAATTCCTCCGTTCAATAAAGACATTATACTATATATCAggaatagtatttttttttaatcgTGGTGTATTttggaaatattattttttattattctgcACATATGGGAGAAATAACTATTGTTAAGAAATTTGTGGGGAGGCGTCTTATTTATATATAagatattattaaacatattaatataagACGTGGGGTTATTATTAATAAACTATATTTCTAATTTCTTTacatttatataatttgatttattttagaaAGTGATTGAATTTTTatggaaataataaatttaaaaaaaattattttacttgtttAGATAAGGGCATAAATCCATATTGATTAGATAATACTCTCATATCTCACACCTACACTgtaaataaatgttaattttctcactatttttcttagcttttagagtttcttca
It includes:
- the LOC107961810 gene encoding receptor-like protein EIX2, translated to MAIATMTTPLPISFFPFLLLIPAICFTICHANSNLLCIQSEREALLKFKNDLIDPSNRLSSWVEGRDCCEWIGVFCQNSTGHVHQLHLASPLSAPDFDTPPAEWEAYYNSVLGGKVNPSLLELKHLSSLDLSNNNFSSIQIPKFGAIPHNLGNLSKLQYLDLGGNYLGDLERVTFKLPSLLELHLSGCGLHPSSISVNSSKSLVILDLSWNRFSPVPKWIFSLHGLVSIDLRFNYLEGPIPDYFGNFSFLEVLDLSGNSFDSSIPNSLYSLNRLQFLSVRGNQLQGTISSAIGNLSSITHLDLSYNYMLEGRLPTSLEYLCKLKEMDLSYNKIEGGISEILQSLSRCCLGSLESLDMSNNQLYGHLTDQLGQFKNLSYLSLAQNKISGPIPSSIEELSSLKFFDVSENQLNGTFPLSFGQLESLETLDFMNNLLEGVVLETHFSNLTRLTTLTASHNRLRFEPNSSWIPPFQCEIIELVDWHLGPKFPQWLKFQKKLFVLDISDAGISDVMPTWFLNLPTQFEYLNLSFNQLTGGISYLNVRDIVDLRSNQFRGPLPRVFKNLRHLILSNNSFSGSLFELVCNSSSGELMEVLYIDKNLILGEIPDCWNHWQDLGLLDLGSNNLTGKIPPSLGHINLTVLNLRNNSMFGELPSILQNSSLTMLDLSENHFNGSVPAWIGDNSSLLRIISLRSNNFDGHIPHKIFDLLNLQNLDLAHNNISGTIPKCFRKLYSMANRNNRENYMYVSEGLYLSALLVLKGRQDEYGATLGLVTSIDLSTNSLTGEIPKEIGRLVELRSLNLSGNLLTGNIPDNIGNMKLMESLDLSMNRLNGEIPLSFSNLNFLNHFNVSYNNLTGQIPTSTQLQSFENYSYMGNHLCGPPLTKNCSTKDFSTEVENNGSSGEGSKVNGLYVSIVLGFVMGFWGVVAPLFFIRPWRHAYYRKLDHIGAKLYVFWATMDM